The following coding sequences lie in one Mercenaria mercenaria strain notata chromosome 5, MADL_Memer_1, whole genome shotgun sequence genomic window:
- the LOC123557245 gene encoding L-proline trans-4-hydroxylase-like, which produces MVDKIKFEGEFELTDEMKKQFDDDGFIVVKDLLDKEVIAQMWKLFEGPDGILKHSYETTEPDGRKILRVMYQHAGTDVSGMISRSEKIVNTCEKLLGGEVYHYHGKFILKNPKEAGSHVWHQDYGYWYRHNLFPDMITVWMPMDKATRQNSCLQVLKGSHKCGRIDHIPGKGTMQTEADLDRIEALKKVCPHLYCEMEPGDVLFQHCNLLHTSSPNDSDMRRWAFVACYNKASNDSFIKHHHASYTKLEKVPNSAIKECKNYKDFSGKEFTDPITNMEDRKHFPPSSVQG; this is translated from the exons ATGGTGGATA aaataaaatttgaggGAGAGTTTGAGCTGACAGATGAGATGAAGAAGCAGTTCGATGATGACGGCTTTATTGTTGTCAA AGATTTGCTGGATAAAGAAGTAATAGCACAGATGTGGAAACTATTTGAAGGGCCTGATGGGATCCTCAAACATTCTTATGAG ACAACAGAGCCAGATGGAAGGAAGATTCTGCGTGTGATGTATCAGCATGCAGGAACTGATGTTAGCGGTATGATTTCCAGGTCAGAGAAGATCGTAAACACTTGTGAAAAG tTACTGGGTGGAGAAGTTTATCACTACCACGGAAAGTTTATCTTAAAGAATCCCAAGGAAGCTGGAAGTCATGTCTGGCACCAGGACTATGG aTATTGGTACAGACATAATCTATTCCCAGACATGATAACAGTATGGATGCCAATGGACAAGGCAACAAGACAAAACAGCTGTCTACAG gTGTTGAAGGGTTCTCACAAATGTGGCAGGATAGATCATATCCCTGGAAAAGGCACCATGCAAACAGAGGCCGATCTTGATCGCATAGAGGCTTTGAAGAAAGTTTGTCCTCATCTGTATTGTGAGATGGAACCAG GAGATGTGTTGTTTCAACATTGTAACTTGTTACATACCAGCAGCCCTAACGACAGTGACATGAGGAGATGGGCGTTTGTTGCCTGTTACAACAAGGCGAGCAATGATTCCTTCATCAAACATCATCATGCAAGCTATACAAAACTTGAGAAG GTACCTAACTCTGCTATCAAAGAATGCAAGAATTATAAAGACTTCAGTGGGAAGGAGTTTACTGACCCAATTACCAACATGGAAGATAGAAAGCACTTCCCTCCCAGCAGTGTACAGGGATAA